One Neoarius graeffei isolate fNeoGra1 chromosome 16, fNeoGra1.pri, whole genome shotgun sequence DNA segment encodes these proteins:
- the gmpr gene encoding GMP reductase 1 isoform X1: MPRVDADLKLDFKDVLLRPKRSSLKSRSEVDLQRTFTFRNSKQTYNGIPIIAANMDTTGTFEMAQVMSKHTLFTAIHKHYAVEEWKTFASNHPECLEHVAASSGSGQADLEKLCSILEAIPLIKYICLDVANGYSEHFVEFVKRVRGKFPNHTIMAGNVVTGEMVEELILSGADIIKVGIGPGSVCTTRIKTGVGYPQLSAVIECADSAHGLKGHIISDGGCSCPGDVAKAFGAGADFVMLGGMLAGHDQCAGEVIEKDGMKFKLFYGMSSDTAMKKYVGGVAEYRASEGRTVQVPYRGDVEDTIRDILGGLRSTCTYVGAAKLKELSRRTTFIRVTQQSSQMFI, encoded by the exons GTGGACCTGCAAAGGACTTTCACATTCCGCAACTCAAAGCAGACGTACAATGGCATCCCGATCATCGCTGCCAACATGGATACCACAGGTACTTTTGAGATGGCCCAGGTAATGAGCAAG CATACACTCTTCACTGCCATCCACAAGCATTACGCTGTGGAAGAATGGAAGACATTTGCATCCAATCATCCAGAGTGCCTCGAG CATGTGGCTGCGAGCTCAGGCAGTGGGCAGGCAGATCTGGAGAAACTGTGCAGCATTTTGGAAGCCATTCCACTCATTAAGTACATCTGCCTGGATGTGGCCAATGGATATTCCGAGCATTTTGTGGAGTTCGTCAAAAGAGTCCGGGGGAAGTTCCCTAACCACACCATTATG GCTGGAAATGTGGTGACCGGAGAGATGGTGGAGGAGCTCATTCTGTCTGGTGCTGACATCATCAAAGTGGGCATTGGACCAG GTTCTGTATGCACCACCCGCATCAAGACCGGAGTGGGCTACCCTCAGTTAAGTGCTGTTATTGAGTGTGCGGACTCTGCTCATGGACTGAAAGGACACATCATATCT GATGGAGGCTGCAGTTGCCCGGGAGATGTTGCCAAGGCTTTTG GTGCAGGAGCAGATTTCGTCATGCTAGGAGGAATGCTAGCAGGGCATGACCAATGTGCTGGTGAAGTCATCGAAAAGGATGGAATGAAGTTTAAGCTGTTCTATGGCATGAGCTCAGACACAGCCATGAAGAAATATGTTGGTGGTGTGGCAGAATACAG GGCGTCTGAGGGCCGGACTGTGCAGGTGCCGTATAGAGGTGACGTAGAGGACACCATCCGAGACATCCTGGGCGGCCTGCGCTCCACCTGCACATATGTAGGAGCAGCCAAACTCAAAGAGCTCAGCCGCAGGACCACGTTCATCAGAGTTACCCAGCAATCGAGCCAAATGTTCATCTAA
- the gmpr gene encoding GMP reductase 1 isoform X2: MPRVDADLKLDFKDVLLRPKRSSLKSRSEVDLQRTFTFRNSKQTYNGIPIIAANMDTTGTFEMAQVMSKHVAASSGSGQADLEKLCSILEAIPLIKYICLDVANGYSEHFVEFVKRVRGKFPNHTIMAGNVVTGEMVEELILSGADIIKVGIGPGSVCTTRIKTGVGYPQLSAVIECADSAHGLKGHIISDGGCSCPGDVAKAFGAGADFVMLGGMLAGHDQCAGEVIEKDGMKFKLFYGMSSDTAMKKYVGGVAEYRASEGRTVQVPYRGDVEDTIRDILGGLRSTCTYVGAAKLKELSRRTTFIRVTQQSSQMFI, translated from the exons GTGGACCTGCAAAGGACTTTCACATTCCGCAACTCAAAGCAGACGTACAATGGCATCCCGATCATCGCTGCCAACATGGATACCACAGGTACTTTTGAGATGGCCCAGGTAATGAGCAAG CATGTGGCTGCGAGCTCAGGCAGTGGGCAGGCAGATCTGGAGAAACTGTGCAGCATTTTGGAAGCCATTCCACTCATTAAGTACATCTGCCTGGATGTGGCCAATGGATATTCCGAGCATTTTGTGGAGTTCGTCAAAAGAGTCCGGGGGAAGTTCCCTAACCACACCATTATG GCTGGAAATGTGGTGACCGGAGAGATGGTGGAGGAGCTCATTCTGTCTGGTGCTGACATCATCAAAGTGGGCATTGGACCAG GTTCTGTATGCACCACCCGCATCAAGACCGGAGTGGGCTACCCTCAGTTAAGTGCTGTTATTGAGTGTGCGGACTCTGCTCATGGACTGAAAGGACACATCATATCT GATGGAGGCTGCAGTTGCCCGGGAGATGTTGCCAAGGCTTTTG GTGCAGGAGCAGATTTCGTCATGCTAGGAGGAATGCTAGCAGGGCATGACCAATGTGCTGGTGAAGTCATCGAAAAGGATGGAATGAAGTTTAAGCTGTTCTATGGCATGAGCTCAGACACAGCCATGAAGAAATATGTTGGTGGTGTGGCAGAATACAG GGCGTCTGAGGGCCGGACTGTGCAGGTGCCGTATAGAGGTGACGTAGAGGACACCATCCGAGACATCCTGGGCGGCCTGCGCTCCACCTGCACATATGTAGGAGCAGCCAAACTCAAAGAGCTCAGCCGCAGGACCACGTTCATCAGAGTTACCCAGCAATCGAGCCAAATGTTCATCTAA